Proteins from one Silurus meridionalis isolate SWU-2019-XX chromosome 3, ASM1480568v1, whole genome shotgun sequence genomic window:
- the mettl5 gene encoding rRNA N6-adenosine-methyltransferase METTL5 has product MKLKELESCLQQVDGFEEPKILLEQYPTGPHIAGCMLYTIHNSFDDIENKLVADLGCGCGVLSIGAAVLDAGLCVGFDIDSDALDIFKRNVEEFELPNIDMVQCDILSIGSLYTKKFDTVIMNPPFGTKHNQGIDMQFLKTALSMSKGAVYSLHKTSTRDHIQKKANDWKVKMEVIAELRYDLPASYKFHKKKSVDIQVDFIRFIPA; this is encoded by the exons ATGAAGCTGAAAGAACTGGAGAGTTGCTTACAGCAAGTGGACGGGTTTGAGGAACCAAAGATCCTCCTTGAACAGTATCCCACAGGCCCGCATATAGCAG GTTGCATGCTTTACACCATCCACAATTCATTTGATGACATTGAGAATAAACTGGTTGCTGATCTGGGGTGTGGATGTGGAGTGCTCAGTATAGGAGCTGCTGTCTTGGATGCAGG ATTGTGTGTAGGCTTTGACATTGACAGTGATGCGCTGGACATCTTCAAACGAAACGTGGAGGAATTCGAGCTGCCGAACATCGACATGGTTCAGTGTGACATCCTCTCTATTGGATCTTTATACACAAAGAAATTCGACACAGTGATCATGAACCCTCCGTTTGGCACAAAACACAATCAGG gtataGATATGCAGTTTCTGAAAACGGCCCTGTCTATGTCAAAAGGAgctgtttattctcttcataAGACTTCCACACGAGAT CACATACAGAAGAAAGCGAATGACTGGAAAGTGAAAATGGAAGTAATCGCAG AACTTAGGTATGATCTACCAGCATCGTATAAGTTTCATAAAAAGAAATCG gTTGACATCCAGGTGGACTTTATTCGATTCATCCCAGCATGA